From the Scyliorhinus canicula chromosome 4, sScyCan1.1, whole genome shotgun sequence genome, the window ttggctccgctcttcgctccgcccatggctcctcccctaacTGGAAgcataaaggttgctgttgtgagcctccttccagttcatctagagttcatctcgtcacaggcaggctctgttgtaagacgattaaaaccactgttctcttctaaccacgtgtcgcatgaattgatggtctcatcaaaaagtagaatgtttttaaaaaagcttccTTTCTGTTTCTGTCCCTTTCCAattccaatctttctttcccccTCTTCCTCATTGTACAGCAAAATTAACAATGAATTTACCCACTCTTATTtgtatatttttctcattcctagTGCTATTAGTTTCACAATCCCTCAgtctggttaaggagatacaaaTTTACTCTTCCTGTTGATTCAGATTTGCCAGCACGggcattgggcagcacagtggttagcacttaatATTCTGGCTTCACAGaagatggcttcacagcgccagggtcccaggttcgattcccgctgtcctgtctgtgcggtgtctgcacgttctcccaatgtctgcgtgggtttcctccaggtgctccggtttcctcccacaagttacgaaagacgtgctattaggtgaattggacattctgacttctccttctgtgtacccgaacaggcgccagaatgtggtgactaggggcttttcgcagtaacttcattgtagtgttgacgtaagccgacttgtgacaataaagattattattattatttgatccCAAGTGTCCTGCAGAAGATGCTGTGCCAATTCCTTCTTACATTTGCAGCTCAAATACCATGAAGATTAATGGAAAAGTCTGACTGGACAATGTAAAATGTGAGAACTTCAACTATTAGTTCAGGTTAAGCTTTACATTATTAATGACCAGATTTATTTATATTAAGTAAAAATAAATACCTTTACACTATTACACAAGCTTGACATCAAATGGAATAAATGCTAATCAAACACATGCAAAATACTTTTGTATTTATTTGATTACCAGATTTGCAGaaatgtgctgtaaattctattctgttATTTGACATTTAAATATTAATTACAAAATTAAACATTTAATTTTAAGAAAGTATGTTGAAGAAATTTTTACTGTTTCCTAGGTAGCGAGTCTTGGCCACGACATTGAGTGCCAACCCCCTTCTAACTAATGGTTAAAGTGGGTATGCCAGCCACCCACCCTTATGGCCTCGTCAAAGTGAGCTTGGCAGGGACCAAAGAATAGGTGCCTTAAAATAAAATGGTAGGATGCAGCACAAATACTTCATCTGTCAGCATGGCAAATACGTATATCAAGTTCGCATTGTGGGCTGCACATTTCAATGAAAACTCATTCCAGTTACAAATCATTCCTGTCATGTTATAGATATGTTCAATGTTAAAAGAGTCATACCTTGAGCAGGActttctgtcccttcctgccagagggatcttccagtcccaccaaagtcGACCCCCCATGACGGGTTCCCCAGTGGGAGGGCAGGTAAGCCATACAGAACCTTGTAGTCTTTGGCAAGATTCGAAGACCCACCAGCAGCCAATGGCTTGGTGCATCTGTTGCGGGAAAGCCTGCCATGGGTGTCTGgaaaatcatggcatttgtgcgACACACATTGGCTCAGGATTTGCTCTGAGCAGCAAATGAATGACATTAGCCATTCATTATACTTAAACATGTGCAAGGACTTGGGAGAGGTTTTTGCACTGGGACTTGCAGAGGTTAGAAATCCAAAACAGCATGGCATCTACACGGGGTCTGGAAACCTGCATGAACACGGAAAGCAACGGCATATCTCCTTAACTAAATAGAATCCTTACTGAACCTCATAGAGTTAAATTAGAATAGTTAGTACAATGTCAAATCATGTACATAAAGATAAAGAAAGATAGGTTAGAAATAAAAGAGGTGTGCAATGCCATGGAAAAACAaagagatctctctctctcttcctccgggttccttgcAAAAATACTTAACATGCCTGATTGCCACTGTGAACTTTTAATCGGTGTGTTAAATCGATGTGCTTCCCCTTGGTCACTTTTTGGGGAAAGAAAAGTGCAACAGTTTAAGAATCAATGCACCAATAGGCTCTTCCCCTGACGTTATCAGGGAATTCTAAAATTAAAAGTAGATGTTTCTTTTTTAACACAATGCCTTTTACGCAACTGAGCTTTTGATTTCCAGCAGTCTACTATGACCTCAGACATTATAAAGCTAATGACATACTTTTAAAATGCAGTCACTGTTACACAGCAGCAAATGTGGCAGCTGATTTGAAAACAATCAGATTCTAGAAACAACAATACTTTAGTTGTTGGTTAAGGGATGAATTACTGAGATACCAGTAGAATTACACTGCTGGTCGAATGATGCTACAGAACTTTTCATATCACCAGAGATTTGGTTTAATAGCACATCCAAAAGAGAGCGCTTCCCAATGCATTCTTTCAGTAGTGCAATGCATGTCAGTCTGGATTAGGTGTTCAAGGACAGAATGTTTCCAGCTCCCACCAATAGATTTGCAAGCGGGATCCCATAAAATTTGCCCGGTGGCCTTCGCATCCGCCCTTGACCTGTCTGCAATTTTATTGGGTGTGGGCAAGGCCTAAGGCAGCCTGCCTATCCTCACCCtaattgaggtccttaagtggccaattaatgactgCTTAAGGGCTCCTTTGCATCCCAGACTCAATCTCTGATCTATGGCTATCATCCACATTAGCATGGACAGTTCATTGACAGAAATACTGCAAGAAACATTACTTCTTACAATTTTATAGTATTGTTTGAAGAAAATTAAAAACACACAGTCGACTGTTCTTGCATCTGTGCCAGTTTTAATATATGATGTCACAATTACTATTAATTAATCCTTATATTATAATTCAAGAAAGCAAAGATTTGCCACTTACTTTAAAGAAAAATCCACAACACAATTTTTGTTCTTCAAAATTTTCCCTTTCAGCGTCACCATCATTTCCCTCTTCTATTTCCACTTCCTCCTCTGAAAGCTTGAGATCCGAAAGGGAAACCTCAATCAAGCTTGCCTTCATGCTCAGATCAACAGGATGCTTTCTTTTAACAGGACTGTCCATAGGAGCCACATATTTTTCTGTGGGTAAACCCGCAGGTTTTACAGGCTGTTCTTGATCCTCCTTCTCCGTTTGCAAGGACTTTTCATTTGCCAGTTCATTTTCCTCTTTCGGGGGCTCTGTTTCCTCATTAGCTAATTTCATGCCCCTGTCTTTTGAAGAATGATCAAGTGTGTCACCTTCAAGAAAAATGAAtgatctggtctgggattggcTGGGAGAGAACTTTCTAAGATGAGGAAGACTATCGACAGAACGTGGGGCAGTGAGGACACGATTTAATGGCGTTATCTTCAATTCATTCGGCCTTGATTTTGAGTTTTTAACATGAGAGTATGAGGACCGTCTCTGGAAAGTCTGAGGAGATCGTTGGGTAGAACGAGGTGATTCTCCAGAAGAAGATAGGGATGGGGATAATGACCCGGTTGATCTTGAAGATGATCGAAGTTCTCGGACTTGCTTTTGCGGTGAAGACTGAGGAGGAGAAATTACCCATGCTTGTTGTTGCTCTCTCATTTGCATTATTAATTCCTGCTGGTTTGCCAAACGttgcatctcctgttgcagcgCATGCAAAGCTGTATTCATTTTCTCAATTAACCGGTTGTACTCTACGACATCAACATCCCCTAAAGCCTCTTCGGTGGTGTTACTTAAATTCCAGGCAACTTGTTTTTCTGATTGAGTTGCAGGGAATTGAGGGCCCCCTTTACCACTGCCTGCTGAGTTACCATTCATTCCAACTGCCTCAGGTGTTAAGTCATCTTTTTCCTCAATACTGTCTTTTTGTAACAATTTCCTCTCACGTGACAATCTGTCCCGATGGTCACCACTGGGTTCCTCGTTTAATGGGGAAATTCCATCACCCTTCTTTTTCACAACATTCAAAAATGCCGTCCTGCTCATTTTTTGTCTTTGCCTTGTAAATGCAGCTTCAACTTTCTTTTTCTGAGCTTCGATGGCACGACGCTTTTCTTCCAGTTTCATTTTAAGCTGAATCACTTCAGATGCCAACAGCTGAGCAGGATCTCTcatctgtctgtgtggactcagTTCTGGGAACTGACCACCAGACACCACACCGGGAGTGTTAAGCTCTGAACTCTCTGGGGTAGTCTTTTGGGAACTACTGCTGCTTAACCTGGCATCTGTGATATTCTGCTTCCTGATTTTTTGTTCAGCAAAACTAGTCATTTTAATCGCAGAACATGGAGAGATGCTATTTCCAGCTTGCAGTACAGCAGTCAATGAGTTTGAACTTGGAATTAACATATCATTATGATCATCACTTCTTGGATCAGAGTCTTGAGGTTTGGAATTATCTTCCATATCAGAATCCATACTAACAGTGTAATCTCTTAAGGAAAAGTCTTCATCTATTGTTTCTTGAATATCTTCAGACGGCACATGGATTCCTGTGTCTACCTCAGTATTATCAGTCAAAGGACTCATTGCACCTTTAATCTCTGCAATGGAATCTAGGCTGCTGGTTTGATTCATTTTGGGTTTTACAGGGATGTCATTGGTATTGTTAACATGTAGGAAAAAACCATCAGCTTCTTGCTCGGATTGAAGATCTGGGTAGAGTTTGTCCACATGATGAATTATCTGCAGTGCTTCTTCAATACTTGGTGGGATATCCAAACTATTTTCCTTTGGCCCATTTGATACTGTACCTTGCATGGATTGTCCTCTTATGGGATCATTTGGCAAACTATGCCTCCCAATAGAATCTTTAGATGGCTTCTCACAATTGTGGTTAGACAAATGCATCTCTTCTTCTATTCCATTGTTCTGTCCATTTATTGGCTGAAAAGATTCATTTCTCGCTAAATGTTTGGGAGTACTGTTGACGTTTGAAATCAAACTATCATTACTAATTGATCTAATTATTGTCCGGTTATTTGCAGTGGATGTATCAATGTTGTTGTCCGAATCAAAGGGAATATTGAAAGACACCGCTTGGGGAAAggctctatttaaaaaaaaacaaagctgtAGGAACAACAGATTTGAAAATTTCTCAACATTAAAACTCTAATTCCCCAGAAAAAAATTGGGCTGCAGAAATGGATTAAAAAgtaactgagggcagcacggtggcctagtggttagcacaaccgcctcacggcgctgaggtcccaggttcgatcccggctctgggtcactgtccgtgtggagtttgcacattctccccgtgtctgcgtgggtttcgcccccacaacccaaaaatgtgcagagtaggtggattggccacgctaaattgccccttaattggaaaaaataattgggtaatttaaatttataaaaaaaaaaaaaaaaattaaaaaaaaaagtaactgcAGGAGTTGCACAAATATAGTATATCATTCAGATATAGAATTCCATAAATCCTAAAGGGACATTAATACCTCAGTATCCTTTAATTAGATCTAATTAATTAATTGCATTAATTGTCTTATTCTACTGTTTCTTCTTTCCTCCTCACATGTTTAACCTTGGTAGAACATGAGGAATTCCTGCCACTTCAATATATGGGCAAAAGATAATACTACAACAATAGGGTGTGCAAGGAACTCGAGAGCATTATAAATGGGATAATGAGTTTATCAGAGAACAAAAATATATTAAATATAGAATCTTGTAAATGTTTTATATATAGCAGGATTTATTTATATTAGAAACTAAAATTCATTACTAGTACATTTAAAAACCAATGACCAATTTCACTCAAGTTTGAATTTAATTGAAGCAGGGAAGTTTTTAAAATGGTATCGCCAACCTCAGTTTCTTTTCGGGCCAGGTTCCTGCATAACTCTCAACATAAGACATCGATGTAGATCGACGCATGATTCCTGAAagaataatgtttttttaaactgaGAGATTTGGACACGAGGGAGATAAAATTcttatttaaataaaaatgagaCAATTTCCATTTCTCTACAAGCTAACAATTCTAAATCGTACATTTCTCCATTGTGCAGAAATATCAGAGATTCAGCATGTTTTAAATCAAGGGGAACCTCAAGTTCTTTGTCAGACATATTGTGATCCACAGTAGAGTGTAATAATTGATTGATATTGCTAGTCTTTGCTTATTACATATCTATGTGAGGTGATCTGCATCAGGCTTAGGCCAGtgcaagaggaggtggagttgaccctgtgcaatgcctcaatccagagtcctcctcccatttctgtctggtctcatccagtgggATCCTGACCTTTTCTATGAGGTGTCCGTAGATGTCGCCACATTTGCCGTCCCCTAACCAGTCCAGCCCTACCATAGTATCCAGAAATGTGTGTCCGGGTGTCTGGGGGACCGTTTTTGTCTCCCTGCAGAGAATGTTGCGTAGCTGCAGGTACCTGAGCTCGTTCCACTTCGGGAATTGGAGCCTCTCTGAGAGTTCCCAGGGACAAAGTCTATCGTCCACAAAGATGTCCTTTACTCTGTGTCCCTTTGTCCTCCCTCCACATCCCAAATATGGCTTGTGTGTTTGGGCTGGGAGCGGTGCGGTGGCCTCCTCCATCCGCCTGCGGTTTCCTTAGCCACCCCCTGACCTTCTCCACGCTTGCCGCCCTGTGGTATAATAGGTGGTTCGCTGGGGCCAGGTCTGCCACGTGTCATCTGGCTGTAAGATGGCCTTGTGTAGTCCTAGAGATtctttccaaaccccccccccccccccccccaccacgcacaGGAGTGACCTGAATATGAATAGGAACCTAGGCAACATCATCATTTTGACCATCTGTATCCTTCCCGCAGGCATCTCTCCAGACGCCTTAGCAGTGCATTTGCTAAGACCTTTGCATCGGTGTTTAAGAGAGACATGcatctgttgggtctttgtccctTTTGGGGATCAATAAGATCGAGGCTTGGGCCAGCATAGGCGGCAGGGCCCCCTTTGACGGAGTCGTTGAACATCTCCCCCCAGTCCGGGGCCAGCGTTGATGCAAATTTTCTGTAAAAGTCTACTGGGAACCCATACGGTCAGCAGATCAAATTCCACTGCAGCATTTTTCTTTCCGCCAGCAGTTCCACAGTTGCCGCCGAGTACCGCCGATCCACCCCCAGTATGGAGTTGATCAGCTGCTGATTCGGTGTACTTTCTTTCCTGTCCCTAAGGGCCCAATAAGCTATGATTTTGCccctgatcaccgccttcagtgcctccctgaTCTCCCGTTCTGATTGCAGGTTACATAATCGTCGATGGCTTGGGATATCTTTGAACAGAATTCCTTATCGATGAGGACAGCTGCGTCCAGCCATGGGCCCAGCCCTTTTCCAACCTCATGGCCATGTAATGTGGCGCATAGTCGGAGATTACAATCAAGGGGTATTCCACCTTTGTTACTCCTGGAAGCATACTTTTCCCTACCACAAAAAAGTCTATGAGTGAGTCGGCCTTGTGCATGTGGGAGAaggaggagaattatttttttctcaggAGATTGAACCTCAACAGGtct encodes:
- the camsap2a gene encoding calmodulin-regulated spectrin-associated protein 2a isoform X1; this encodes MMGDATEAAREMKKTFIVPAIKAFDHYDFSRAKIACSLSWLVAKAFGTDHVPEELGEPFYTDQYEQEHIKPPVVNLLLSAELYCRAGSLILKSDAAKPLLGHDAVVQALAQKGLYVTEQEKLVTERDLRKKPIQMTAHLAMIDTLMMAYTVEMISIGKVVSCVQQFTNFFPATELPYDIEDAIVCWINKVNEHLREIVSQEQKQRRPPGPEIPGSQRSPTKWYWKLVPARYRKDQILPKQLPCISPVENLLKDTTDGCALAALIHFYCPDIIRMEDICLKETMSLADGLYNLQLIQDFCEGYLNQCCHFLLEDMLYASSSVKNNYLVFMAELFWWFEVVKPPFVHPRVIPQVEAEPLHPIKNIPAAFPISNATRKSFMDTSPNSEFCCSKVSPTFSPSQPLLPLRHTQHRPQSSDSGIMRRSTSMSYVESYAGTWPEKKLRAFPQAVSFNIPFDSDNNIDTSTANNRTIIRSISNDSLISNVNSTPKHLARNESFQPINGQNNGIEEEMHLSNHNCEKPSKDSIGRHSLPNDPIRGQSMQGTVSNGPKENSLDIPPSIEEALQIIHHVDKLYPDLQSEQEADGFFLHVNNTNDIPVKPKMNQTSSLDSIAEIKGAMSPLTDNTEVDTGIHVPSEDIQETIDEDFSLRDYTVSMDSDMEDNSKPQDSDPRSDDHNDMLIPSSNSLTAVLQAGNSISPCSAIKMTSFAEQKIRKQNITDARLSSSSSQKTTPESSELNTPGVVSGGQFPELSPHRQMRDPAQLLASEVIQLKMKLEEKRRAIEAQKKKVEAAFTRQRQKMSRTAFLNVVKKKGDGISPLNEEPSGDHRDRLSRERKLLQKDSIEEKDDLTPEAVGMNGNSAGSGKGGPQFPATQSEKQVAWNLSNTTEEALGDVDVVEYNRLIEKMNTALHALQQEMQRLANQQELIMQMREQQQAWVISPPQSSPQKQVRELRSSSRSTGSLSPSLSSSGESPRSTQRSPQTFQRRSSYSHVKNSKSRPNELKITPLNRVLTAPRSVDSLPHLRKFSPSQSQTRSFIFLEGDTLDHSSKDRGMKLANEETEPPKEENELANEKSLQTEKEDQEQPVKPAGLPTEKYVAPMDSPVKRKHPVDLSMKASLIEVSLSDLKLSEEEVEIEEGNDGDAERENFEEQKLCCGFFFKDDEKAEEIAVKRAALLEKRVRREKEKQIRRQQLEAELEERKEEARLKAEEERQKKEDERLRREFIKQEYLRKKQLKLMKDMDSVIKPRPTSLKLKKARPKSFREDRSNPPVRSSPASCLSLASLNAADADSVHSGRKTPRTESVDGFMSPSCSVNRNGEKDWENDSTTSSVASATEYTGPKLYKEPSAKSNKHIIQNAIAHCCLAGKVNENQKNKILAEMENSEANNFLILFRDAGCQFRSLYTYSPETEEIIKLAGIGPKNIGKKMIEGLYKYNSDHKQFSRIPAKSLSACVDAVIIHGYLWQYKRPNTPKKLTPTRS
- the camsap2a gene encoding calmodulin-regulated spectrin-associated protein 2a isoform X2; this encodes MMGDATEAAREMKKTFIVPAIKAFDHYDFSRAKIACSLSWLVAKAFGTDHVPEELGEPFYTDQYEQEHIKPPVVNLLLSAELYCRAGSLILKSDAAKPLLGHDAVVQALAQKGLYVTEQEKLVTERDLRKKPIQMTAHLAMIDTLMMAYTVEMISIGKVVSCVQQFTNFFPATELPYDIEDAIVCWINKVNEHLREIVSQEQKQRRPPGPEIPGSQRARYRKDQILPKQLPCISPVENLLKDTTDGCALAALIHFYCPDIIRMEDICLKETMSLADGLYNLQLIQDFCEGYLNQCCHFLLEDMLYASSSVKNNYLVFMAELFWWFEVVKPPFVHPRVIPQVEAEPLHPIKNIPAAFPISNATRKSFMDTSPNSEFCCSKVSPTFSPSQPLLPLRHTQHRPQSSDSGIMRRSTSMSYVESYAGTWPEKKLRAFPQAVSFNIPFDSDNNIDTSTANNRTIIRSISNDSLISNVNSTPKHLARNESFQPINGQNNGIEEEMHLSNHNCEKPSKDSIGRHSLPNDPIRGQSMQGTVSNGPKENSLDIPPSIEEALQIIHHVDKLYPDLQSEQEADGFFLHVNNTNDIPVKPKMNQTSSLDSIAEIKGAMSPLTDNTEVDTGIHVPSEDIQETIDEDFSLRDYTVSMDSDMEDNSKPQDSDPRSDDHNDMLIPSSNSLTAVLQAGNSISPCSAIKMTSFAEQKIRKQNITDARLSSSSSQKTTPESSELNTPGVVSGGQFPELSPHRQMRDPAQLLASEVIQLKMKLEEKRRAIEAQKKKVEAAFTRQRQKMSRTAFLNVVKKKGDGISPLNEEPSGDHRDRLSRERKLLQKDSIEEKDDLTPEAVGMNGNSAGSGKGGPQFPATQSEKQVAWNLSNTTEEALGDVDVVEYNRLIEKMNTALHALQQEMQRLANQQELIMQMREQQQAWVISPPQSSPQKQVRELRSSSRSTGSLSPSLSSSGESPRSTQRSPQTFQRRSSYSHVKNSKSRPNELKITPLNRVLTAPRSVDSLPHLRKFSPSQSQTRSFIFLEGDTLDHSSKDRGMKLANEETEPPKEENELANEKSLQTEKEDQEQPVKPAGLPTEKYVAPMDSPVKRKHPVDLSMKASLIEVSLSDLKLSEEEVEIEEGNDGDAERENFEEQKLCCGFFFKDDEKAEEIAVKRAALLEKRVRREKEKQIRRQQLEAELEERKEEARLKAEEERQKKEDERLRREFIKQEYLRKKQLKLMKDMDSVIKPRPTSLKLKKARPKSFREDRSNPPVRSSPASCLSLASLNAADADSVHSGRKTPRTESVDGFMSPSCSVNRNGEKDWENDSTTSSVASATEYTGPKLYKEPSAKSNKHIIQNAIAHCCLAGKVNENQKNKILAEMENSEANNFLILFRDAGCQFRSLYTYSPETEEIIKLAGIGPKNIGKKMIEGLYKYNSDHKQFSRIPAKSLSACVDAVIIHGYLWQYKRPNTPKKLTPTRS